The following proteins are co-located in the Diorhabda carinulata isolate Delta chromosome 4, icDioCari1.1, whole genome shotgun sequence genome:
- the LOC130892552 gene encoding histone-lysine N-methyltransferase EHMT1 → MMNPITGTENDQYSFINQVLGEMKTEFNKPDEQNEKIKINKDLKELKTEKTVESITVEKNEISPGRRSNRQKIVYEEKQDESTKRSSRRKNSKKSVLQNAIARKVKSYNEPCRPQRLTRQLKPTMKVLENIAQAKDMKKIKIKVIHGDVNDEILKKSKKTKNSDEMVALSQDETINKTSTSQQSASCDSKINITCEEEEISKICSSEISENAELNSRLCLCAQKTNIYPSNDSEDVVYCSAVESIDERLVGCSKEVNVPISPLLRPSRSVPYMRLCNLHKNRMIRHNCCPTCGIFCTQGNFLQCEAKHQFHKKCRLFIGNREYCPHCGISTPCKDISLKFQCSNHPVFLPYQKSVRRTAKISFSKIKDQIRCSTPLLISLESVQPFENTLTNGTIYSEGDVIGAITDDDVETLTSIITSSSLDLNMKLIEFNEGSLLHYAAYKGYLEICHLLISLRVPINDLDKEQNTPLMLAITTHKIDVVQYLVRAGSDITLKGTDGMTALHVSSKCGNLQACKILLETGASIKNYINSQDDGGWTPLVWACENGFSEITDFLISEGADPKLRDVEYNEALHWAAFSGCSHIVELLLNRGCDVNTLNAHGESPLHIAAREDRYNCVVVLIARGADVFSINKNNESPLNCVPDDGTCYGPIALNIQLQSLVKRSLGQYQTIVSDDISKGRESNPVQCVNTVDDNQVPRDYVYITKSIISSEGVDLQTRPSTLQRCKCKERCTEEDCFCNNLSEKCWYDENGKVCIDESFSDIPVIFECSDICSCNAITCRNRVVQKGAQQRFQLYKTDSKGWGIRTLKFIYKGDFVCEYVGEILTDTDADARKDDSFLFDLGNKDTDNFCVDARFYGNLTRFINHSCSPNLRPIKVFVDHQDVRFPRIAFFALRDIPIGEELSFDYGKKFWLAKYKSFTCKCGYPECKYSDGADLMDDNSSCC, encoded by the exons ATGATGAATCCTATAACTGGAACGGAAAATGATCAATACAGTTTTATTAATCAAGTATTGGGAGAAATGAAAACTGAATTCAATAAACCAgatgaacaaaatgaaaaaattaaaattaataaagatcTGAAAGAATTAAAAACGGAGAAAACAGTTGAATCCATTACTGTggaaaaaaatgagatttcaCCAG gAAGACGTTCGAATAGACAAAAAATCGTATACGAGGagaaacaagatgaaagtacAAAAAGATCGTCGAGGagaaaaaatagcaaaaaatcaGTTTTACAAAATGCTATAGCAAGAAAAGTGAAATCATACAACGAACCTTGTAGACCACAACGTTTAACACGACAATTAAAACCGACGATGAAAGTTCTAGAGAATATAGCACAAGCtaaggatatgaaaaaaattaaaattaaagtgATACATGGTGATGTGAAtgacgaaattttgaaaaaaagtaaaaaaacgaaaaatagtGATGAAATGGTAGCGTTATCACAGGATGAAACGATAAATAAAACATCTACAAG tcAGCAATCAGCTTCTTGTGATTCTAAAATTAACATCACttgtgaagaagaagaaatctcTAAGATATGTTCTTCCGAGATAAGTGAAAATGCCGAATTAAATTCCAGACTTTGTTTATGTgcacaaaaaacaaacatatacCCATCTAATGATAGTGAAG ATGTCGTTTACTGTTCAGCCGTCGAAAGTATCGACGAAAGGCTGGTAGGTTgttcaaaagaagtaaatgtACCGATTTCCCCGTTATTGCGACCTTCCAGGAGCGTACCCTACATGAGATTATGTAATTTGCACAAAAATAGGATGATAAGGCACAATTGTTGTCCGACGTGCGGAATTTTTTGCACACAA GGCAATTTCTTGCAGTGCGAGGCTAAACATCAATTCCATAAAAAGTGTCGCTTGTTCATTGGTAATAGAGAGTATTGTCCGCATTGCGGAATATCGACTCCTTGTAAAGATATTTCACTTAAATTTCAATGTTCGAATCATCCCGTATTCCTACCTTATCAAAAATCTGTACG CCGAACCgctaaaatatcattttcgaAAATCAAAGATCAAATTCGTTGTTCCACTCCACTTCTGATTTCTCTAGAATCCGTCCAACCCTTTGAAAATACTCTTACCAATGGAACAATATACAGCGAAGGGGACGTTATCGGAGCTATCACCGATGATGACGTAGAGACACTTACTTCCATTATAA CTTCAAGTTCGTTggatttgaatatgaaattaatcGAATTCAACGAAGGATCTTTGTTACATTACGCAGCTTATAAAGGATATCTTGAAATATGTCATTTATTAATATCCCTCAGGGTTCCTATAAATGACTTAGATAAAGAACAAAATACGCCTTTAATGTTGGCAATCACTACGCACAAAATTGACGTCGTACAATATTTGGTTAGAGCCGGATCTGACATAACTTTAAAG GGTACAGATGGTATGACTGCTTTGCACGTATCATCTAAATGTGGTAATTTGCAAGCTTGTAAAATCCTTCTAGAAACCGGGGCTTccattaaaaattacataaattcaCAAGACGACGGTGGGTGGACACCGCTCGTTTGGGCTTGCGAAAATGGTTTTTCTGAAATAACAGATTTTTTAATAAGCGAAGGAGCGGATCCAAA gttaagaGACGTTGAATATAACGAAGCTCTTCATTGGGCCGCATTCAGTGGGTGCTCTCATATAGTGGAGTTATTACTAAATAGGGGATGTGATGTTAATACCCTCAACGCACATGGAGAATCTCCCTT ACATATAGCTGCGAGGGAAGACAGATACAATTGCGTGGTTGTATTAATAGCACGTGGAGCTGACGTGTTttcgattaataaaaataatgaatcgCCTTTGAATTGCGTACCCGATGATGGGACATGTTACGGTCCGATTGCTTTGAACATTCAATTGCAATCATTGGTCAAAAGGAGTTTGGGGCAATATCAAACCATCGTATCGGA TGACATATCGAAAGGTAGGGAATCAAATCCTGTACAATGCGTGAACACCGTCGACGATAATCAAGTACCAAGGGATTatgtttatataacaaaatcgaTAATTTCATCCGAAGGTGTCGATTTGCAAACCAGACCGTCAACTTTGCAACGTTGTAAATGCAAAGAGAGGTGTACAGAAGAAGACTGTTTTTGTAACAATCTATCGGAAAAATGTTGGTACGACGAAAACGGAAAAGTGTGTATAGACGAAAGTTTTTCCG ATATACCTGTGATTTTTGAGTGTTCGGATATCTGTTCTTGTAACGCTATAACTTGCCGTAACAGAGTCGTGCAAAAAGGCGCCCAACAGAGATTCCAACTTTATAAGACTGATTCAAAAGGCTGGGGCATAAGGACcctcaaatttatatataaaggCGATTTCGTGTGCGAATACGTAGGAGAGATATTGACTGATACAGACGCCGATGCTAGAAAGGATGATAGTTTCTTATTCGATTTGGGAAACAAG GATACGGATAATTTTTGCGTCGATGCCAGATTCTACGGTAACTTGACTAGATTCATAAATCACAGTTGTAGCCCTAATCTGCGTCCCATCAAAGTGTTCGTGGATCACCAGGATGTGCGGTTCCCTAGGATAGCTTTTTTCGCTTTGAGGGATATACCCATCGGAGAAGAACTGAG TTTTGATTACGGAAAGAAGTTCTGGTTAGCTAAATACAAATCGTTCACTTGCAAGTGTGGATATCCCGAATGCAAGTATTCGGATGGAGCTGATTTGATGGATGACAATAGTTCGTGTTGTTGA